In one Grus americana isolate bGruAme1 chromosome 1, bGruAme1.mat, whole genome shotgun sequence genomic region, the following are encoded:
- the CCDC77 gene encoding coiled-coil domain-containing protein 77, producing MSATDCSPGTSPRSRRLATPHVSSRYANSQSPSQEDFTPLPSINERLAFLRPSRELLEYYRKKIAEFDEEHEDLAKRLERYKETYDEQHKLQWEVCQREEEIAELQKALSDMQVYLFQEREHVLRLYSENDRLKIRELEDRKKIQHLLGLLGTDKGEVTYFHKEPPHKVTVLQRPAKSRESHERDDTSRTVGTKRSTSKPAAKGEKPECPERYQRDNQTLLLQVEALQAQIEEQTRLSKEQVEALLEDRRIHMEETQVQHQRDQDKIKTITDKLHKTQNLLYESTRDFLQLKFDARANEKAWMVEKDSLLRKLDKDLDQLTVSTEPGREKKQRHTKKMLRADDGAWKLHSREIKSLQEQLMQEQHLSNMYREQCVTLEGELARIREEGDVGRELFKERSEKMGKRLKLMTQRYEALEKRRNMEVEGFKNDIKQLRQKLKDVEKQLFKVTLNIGPDQDLAILHEVRQGNRLTRKIQGELKNLKAKIYGLENELRVC from the exons ATGAGCGCAACGGACTGTTCTCCGGGGACCTCCCCTCGCTCCAGAAG GCTGGCAACCCCCCATGTCTCATCCAGATATGCTAATTCCCAGTCTCCAAGTCAGGAGGACTTTACTCCTCTCCCTTCAATCAATGAGCGCTTGGCCTTTCTCCGTCCCTCCCGCGAGCTGCTGGAGTACTACCGCAAGAAGATTGCTGAGTTTGATGAGGAACATGAGGATTTGGCAAAAAGGCTGGAGAGATACAAAGAAACATATGATgagcag CACAAATTGCAATGGGAAGTATGTCAGCGAGAAGAGGAGATTGCAGAGCTGCAAAAGGCTTTGAGTGATATGCAAGTCTACCTCTTCCAGGAGAGGGAACATGTCCTCCGTCTTTACTCAGAAAATGACCGGCTGAAAATCAG GGAATTGgaggatagaaaaaaaattcagcatctCCTGGGTTTACTGGGAACAGACAAAGGAGAAGTTACgtattttcacaaggagcctCCACATAAG GTTACTGTTCTGCAAAGGCCAGCTAAATCCAGAGAGTCACACGAACGAGATGATACTTCTAGAACAG TAGGCACCAAGAGGAGCacttcaaaaccagcagcaaaaggagagaAACCAGAATGTCCTGAGAGATATCAGAGAGATAATCAAACACTTCTACTTcag GTGGAGGCCCTGCAAGCTCAGATAGAAGAACAGACACGATTATCCAAGGAACAGGTTGAGGCACTGCTAGAGGACAGGCGCATTCACATGGAGGAAACTCAGGTCCAGCATCAGAGGGACCAGGACAAGATCAAAACTATAACAGATAA ACTCCATAAGACCCAAAATCTCTTATATGAGAGTACCCGTGACTTTCTCCAGCTCAAGTTTGATGCCCGAGCCAATGAGAAAGCATGGATGGTAGAGAAGGACAGTCTGTTAAGGAAACTGGACAAAGATCTGGATCAGCTTACTGTCAGCACAGAgccaggaagagagaagaagcAGAGACATACCAAGAAGATGCTTCGAGCAGATGATGGAGCTTGGAAACTccacagcagagaaataaag TCACTGCAAGAACAGCTAATGCAGGAACAGCACCTATCAAACATGTATAGAGAGCAGTGTGTCACCCTGGAAGGTGAGCTGGCTAGGATTCGTGAGGAGGGAGATGTTGGCAGAGAACTCTTTAAG GAACGCtcagaaaagatggggaagcgCCTCAAGCTGATGACTCAGCGATATGAGGCCTTGGAAAAACGTCGTAATATGGAAGTGGAAGGCTTCAAGAATGACATTAAACAGCTTCGGCAGAAGCTGAAAGATGTAGAGAAGCAGCTGTTTAAG gTGACTCTGAATATTGGACCAGACCAGGATCTTGCAATTCTACATGAGGTCCGCCAAGGAAACAGACTAACCCGTAAAATTCAAGGAGAACTAaaaaacttaaaagcaaaaatctatGGTTTAGAGAATGAACTACGGGTCTGCTGA